A single region of the Brassica rapa cultivar Chiifu-401-42 chromosome A03, CAAS_Brap_v3.01, whole genome shotgun sequence genome encodes:
- the LOC103858332 gene encoding pentatricopeptide repeat-containing protein At4g18840 — translation MSLGLARSRGRGNSISLDKFIECRKNLSKPSPRLWPDDPRPQTTHHDETVEIHHPLLQRLESLRSLNEFDQVYAQTVVSGLLQHSLVSGRVIKKLCTCFHSVSRAASVFDSIDEPDAFLGNAILRCLLNSRQPLGALRFYYEKMVARCVLQNHYTFPLVAKVCAEIGFVKDGEKIHALVSKKGFDLDLFVRNSLVHMYSVFGRIRDAHKVFDGGSTLDLVSWNLMIDGYVKNGEVDIARKLFDVMPERDVFTWNSMLCGYTRVKDMEEARYFFEAMPAPDAVSWNCMIDGYAAAGDVVMAREFFDRMPRRNVVCWNTILALYVRNKNYTECLRLYEEMVDKGDGFKPNKASITSVLTACGKLGRIDIGKRIHLYVTSNDIKPDMLLSTALLTMYAKCGVMDMAREVFDGMRERSIVSWNSMIMGYGMNGDGEKAVEMVLDLEKHGNVEPNGATLVCVLSACVSSGMVLEGWWVYDRLTRIYNVEPKVEHHGCLVNLLALAGLTKDSEELKGKESQSVIWTISNLDIGESLAKRLMRLQPSEVGPYVLLSYVYAIDGKWEEVEKVRRMMDDAKLCRIRKESSNSSCITKIMYSMLCEIGLELKILTQPIAI, via the coding sequence ATGAGTCTAGGATTAGCCAGATCAAGAGGAAGAGGAAACTCGATATCTCTTGATAAATTCATCGAATGCAGGAAGAATCTCTCAAAACCATCGCCAAGACTCTGGCCTGACGATCCTCGACCTCAAACAACGCACCACGACGAAACCGTGGAAATTCATCATCCCTTGCTCCAAAGGCTTGAATCTTTAAGATCCTTGAACGAGTTTGATCAAGTCTATGCCCAGACAGTAGTCTCTGGGCTCCTTCAACACTCTCTCGTCTCAGGAAGAGTGATTAAAAAGCTCTGCACGTGTTTTCACTCGGTTTCACGAGCTGCTTCAGTTTTCGATTCCATCGATGAGCCTGACGCGTTTTTGGGTAACGCTATTCTGAGATGTTTATTGAATTCAAGACAACCGTTGGGTGCGTTGAGGTTTTACTACGAGAAAATGGTGGCTAGATGCGTTTTGCAGAACCATTACACGTTTCCGTTGGTGGCTAAGGTGTGCGCGGAGATTGGGTTTGTTAAAGATGGGGAAAAGATTCATGCTTTGGTTTCGAAGAAAGGGTTTGATTTAGATTTGTTTGTGAGGAACTCTTTGGTTCATATGTACTCTGTTTTTGGACGGATACGAGATGCACACAAGGTGTTCGATGGTGGGTCTACGTTGGATTTGGTTAGTTGGAATTTGATGATCGATGGGTATGTCAAGAATGGTGAAGTAGATATTGCACGCAAGCTGTTCGACGTAATGCCTGAAAGAGATGTTTTTACGTGGAACTCTATGCTTTGCGGTTACACGAGAGTTAAAGATATGGAGGAAGCTCGGTATTTTTTTGAGGCTATGCCTGCTCCAGATGCTGTTTCTTGGAACTGTATGATTGATGGTTATGCAGCAGCAGGAGATGTTGTAATGGCTCGCGAGTTTTTCGATAGAATGCCGAGAAGAAATGTTGTTTGTTGGAATACTATTTTAGCTCTTTAtgtgagaaacaagaactaTACAGAATGTCTTAGACTTTACGAGGAGATGGTGGATAAAGGAGATGGATTTAAGCCAAACAAAGCGTCTATTACAAGCGTCTTGACAGCTTGTGGAAAGTTAGGCCGGATTGATATAGGGAAGAGGATACATTTATATGTAACCAGCAATGATATTAAACCTGATATGCTTCTCTCGACTGCTTTGCTTACAATGTATGCTAAATGTGGTGTTATGGATATGGCTAGAGAGGTCTTTGATGGGATGAGAGAGAGAAGCATTGTGTCGTGGAACTCTATGATCATGGGATATGGCATGAATGGGGATGGAGAGAAAGCGGTAGAGATGGTTCTAGATTTGGAAAAGCATGGAAACGTTGAACCCAATGGTGCTACTTTAGTTTGCGTGTTGTCTGCTTGTGTAAGTTCAGGGATGGTTTTAGAAGGCTGGTGGGTTTATGATCGATTAACCAGAATCTATAACGTTGAACCTAAAGTGGAGCACCATGGCTGCTTGGTTAATCTCCTTGCTCTAGCAGGTTTGACCAAAGACTCAGAAGAGCTTAAAGGAAAGGAGTCTCAGTCTGTTATTTGGACAATCTCGAATCTCGACATTGGAGAAAGCTTGGCGAAGCGGCTCATGAGATTACAACCAAGTGAAGTGGGACCATATGTGTTACTATCATATGTATATGCTATTGATGGAAAATGGGAGGAAGTGGAGAAAGTGAGAAGGATGATGGATGATGCAAAGCTATGTAGAATAAGGAAAGAAAGTAGTAACTCAAGTTGCATTACAAAGATTATGTACTCGATGTTGTGTGAGATAGGCTTGGAACTGAAGATTTTGACGCAGCCAATTGCAATTTAA